One genomic segment of Ignavibacteriota bacterium includes these proteins:
- a CDS encoding tetratricopeptide repeat protein, producing the protein MKFNSKISKEIKKQIFADKDKLSAHEISKKYNVPIFEVKKIINASAKKTPKWFYAILFFLPILFLILLEILLRNINYGYDFTQWIDAGEGKYVINSNISKKYFTSGDFNPTTSEDYFDIQKKTNSFRVFVLGGSSAEGYPYSPMGSFSRYVRKRLELVYPNTHIEVVNLGMTAVNSYTILDLFPEVLDQQPDLILIYAGHNEYYGALGVGSVQSFGSSRNLINLILYLNNFKTTQLVRNSIQWVTSLFFSSENIKSSGTLMSQMANDKNIILDSDVYNAGLQQFKENFTDILTLCKEKGVPVIIGKLASNLKDQKPFISVATQGYKNTDKVYEEAWDNFKNDNFKKADSLFRLAKDLDALRFRAPSKMNMIIDQLGKEFNVATVPIDSIFNSESSGGIVGDNLIVDHLHPNVEGYQLIGKAFYNCMEKKGYLPKTENANIPFAKQDSLTKANFVFTKLDSAIGNYNITLLKHNWPYVKNSITMTKFQHKDFLNMLQPKDLTDSIAVYKIEGLSWTDAHLLAAKTYLRRDDIKNYLKHINTILYQYPVLKDFNTLITYFYNQKKIDLADYTSTRVGIIELYREKYDEAIKHLTKTYNIDPKNSFVLYNLSVAYFEKRDLKSALSMINKCLDVDKKNEDAIKLKREILNQLEKTN; encoded by the coding sequence ATGAAATTTAATTCAAAAATATCAAAAGAAATAAAAAAACAAATCTTTGCAGATAAAGATAAACTTTCTGCGCACGAAATCTCAAAGAAATATAATGTCCCCATTTTTGAAGTAAAAAAAATTATTAATGCTTCTGCAAAAAAAACGCCTAAATGGTTTTATGCAATTTTATTTTTTTTACCAATTTTATTTTTAATCCTTCTGGAAATATTATTGAGAAACATTAATTATGGTTATGATTTTACTCAATGGATAGATGCCGGCGAAGGTAAATATGTAATTAACTCAAACATTAGTAAAAAATATTTTACAAGTGGAGATTTCAATCCCACAACCAGCGAAGATTATTTTGATATACAAAAAAAGACAAATTCTTTCCGAGTATTTGTTTTAGGCGGAAGCAGTGCAGAAGGATATCCTTATAGTCCAATGGGATCATTTTCACGTTATGTTCGAAAAAGATTGGAATTGGTATATCCAAATACGCACATTGAGGTTGTTAATTTGGGTATGACAGCAGTAAACTCATATACAATACTAGATCTTTTCCCCGAAGTCTTGGATCAGCAACCCGATTTAATTTTAATTTATGCCGGACATAATGAATATTATGGAGCTTTGGGTGTTGGTTCGGTTCAATCATTTGGTTCTTCTCGAAATCTGATAAATTTAATATTATATCTAAATAATTTTAAAACTACTCAATTAGTTCGCAATTCAATTCAGTGGGTGACTTCATTATTTTTTTCATCAGAAAATATAAAATCATCCGGCACGCTGATGTCACAAATGGCAAATGACAAAAACATTATTTTAGATTCAGATGTGTATAATGCCGGACTTCAGCAGTTTAAAGAGAATTTTACGGACATTTTAACATTATGTAAAGAAAAAGGTGTTCCGGTAATTATTGGTAAGTTGGCAAGCAATTTAAAAGATCAAAAACCTTTTATTTCTGTTGCAACCCAAGGATATAAGAATACTGATAAAGTTTACGAAGAGGCTTGGGATAATTTTAAGAATGATAATTTTAAGAAAGCAGATTCTTTATTCAGATTAGCAAAAGATCTTGATGCACTTAGATTTAGAGCCCCTTCCAAAATGAATATGATAATTGATCAACTTGGAAAAGAATTTAATGTTGCGACTGTTCCGATTGATTCAATATTTAATTCTGAAAGTTCGGGCGGAATAGTTGGCGACAATTTAATTGTAGATCATCTTCACCCAAATGTTGAAGGATATCAACTAATTGGAAAAGCATTTTACAATTGCATGGAAAAGAAGGGATATCTTCCAAAAACAGAAAATGCAAATATACCATTTGCTAAACAAGATAGTTTAACGAAAGCAAATTTTGTATTTACAAAACTCGATTCAGCTATCGGCAATTATAATATTACACTTTTAAAACACAATTGGCCTTATGTTAAGAATAGTATTACAATGACTAAGTTTCAACACAAAGACTTTTTAAATATGCTTCAACCCAAGGATTTAACGGATTCTATTGCAGTTTACAAGATAGAAGGTTTATCTTGGACTGACGCACATTTACTTGCAGCTAAAACTTATTTGAGAAGAGATGATATTAAAAATTATTTGAAACATATAAATACAATTCTTTATCAATATCCGGTTCTAAAAGACTTTAATACTTTAATCACATATTTCTATAACCAAAAAAAAATAGATCTTGCTGATTATACTTCTACACGTGTTGGAATAATAGAATTATATAGAGAAAAATATGATGAAGCTATTAAACACTTAACCAAAACATACAATATCGATCCGAAAAATTCATTTGTATTGTATAATCTTTCTGTTGCATATTTCGAAAAAAGAGATTTAAAATCTGCATTGAGTATGATAAATAAATGTTTAGATGTTGATAAAAAAAACGAAGATGCAATTAAATTAAAACGAGAAATATTGAATCAACTTGAAAAAACTAATTAG
- a CDS encoding glycoside hydrolase family 127 protein, translated as MKNNLIKKMILILALLISISSILKSQEKLYPNLFPLQDVKLLEGPFQHARDLNIKVLLEYDVDRLLAPYRKEAGLKLKAPCYPNWDGLDGHVGGHYLTAMAMNYAATGNLECKKRIEYMLAELKICQDSNAINNTEWGVNYIGGMPNSKEIWNNLKNGEFKVYKSSWAPWYNLHKMFAGLRDAWLYTGNEISKEMFLDFCDWAINITSQLSDEQMQIMLDSEHGGMNEIFADAYQITNDDKYINAAKRFSHNKFLDPLSQKIDNLDNTHANTQIPKFIGFQRIAEITGDKIFADAGSYFWETVTKNRTLVFGGNSRKEHFPTVKASKDYIIDIDGPESCNSYNMLKLTEDLFRTYKSAKYIDYYERTLYNHILSTQHPEHGGYVYFTPARPKHYRVYSAPNEAMWCCVGTGMENHGKYNQLIYTHHNDSLFVNLFIASELNWNEKQIKIKQETNFPYEEKTKLIITEGSSKFKVMIRYPSWVNEGELKVLINGETFPVTASSSSYFAIERLWNIGDTIEIFLPMHNSIESLPNVSEYIAFLHGPILLGAKTGTEDLAGLIADDGRWSQYASGKRLPLDKSPIIISDDIKNLSSKLIPVENKPFTFKDPDLNLINPIEIILEPFFKIHDSRYMMYWMALTNSQYESRIDSIAADEKAKLALENRTLDFVAPGEQQPETDHLIQTSNSSTGVFFDEFWRDAKDGGYFSYSLATNGENNLSLIVRYYGYEWGSRKFDIFIDDEKLISEDNTGRWYQSEFIDVEYKIPNSMIEDKEFVRIKFQALPNSTAGAVYFVRLVK; from the coding sequence ATGAAAAACAATTTAATAAAAAAAATGATTTTGATTTTAGCATTGTTAATTTCTATTTCTTCAATTTTAAAATCTCAAGAAAAATTATATCCAAATTTATTTCCATTACAAGATGTAAAATTACTTGAAGGACCTTTTCAACACGCACGCGATTTAAATATTAAAGTTTTGTTAGAATATGATGTTGATCGATTATTAGCTCCTTATCGTAAAGAAGCTGGTCTGAAACTTAAAGCTCCATGCTACCCAAATTGGGATGGATTAGATGGTCATGTCGGCGGACATTATTTAACTGCAATGGCAATGAATTATGCAGCCACCGGAAATCTTGAGTGTAAAAAGCGCATTGAATATATGCTTGCCGAATTAAAAATTTGTCAAGATTCAAACGCAATAAACAATACCGAATGGGGAGTTAATTATATTGGCGGAATGCCAAACAGCAAAGAGATTTGGAATAATTTAAAGAATGGAGAGTTTAAAGTTTACAAATCTTCTTGGGCTCCTTGGTACAATTTGCATAAAATGTTTGCCGGATTAAGAGATGCTTGGCTTTATACCGGAAATGAAATATCAAAAGAAATGTTTCTTGATTTTTGTGATTGGGCGATAAATATTACATCACAATTATCTGATGAACAAATGCAAATAATGCTTGATTCCGAACACGGCGGAATGAATGAAATTTTTGCAGATGCATATCAAATTACTAATGATGACAAATATATTAATGCTGCAAAACGTTTCTCTCATAATAAATTTCTTGATCCATTATCACAAAAAATAGATAATCTTGATAATACTCATGCTAATACACAAATTCCCAAGTTTATTGGTTTTCAACGAATTGCAGAAATTACCGGTGATAAAATATTTGCAGATGCTGGCAGTTATTTTTGGGAAACTGTTACAAAAAATCGAACACTTGTTTTTGGCGGTAACAGCAGAAAGGAGCATTTTCCTACAGTTAAAGCTTCAAAAGATTATATAATTGATATTGATGGTCCGGAATCATGTAATTCGTATAACATGCTTAAGTTAACAGAAGATTTGTTCCGAACATATAAATCTGCTAAGTATATTGATTATTACGAGAGAACACTTTACAATCATATTTTATCGACACAACATCCGGAACATGGCGGATACGTTTATTTTACTCCAGCACGCCCTAAACATTATAGAGTTTATTCAGCTCCAAACGAAGCAATGTGGTGCTGCGTTGGAACCGGAATGGAGAATCATGGTAAATACAATCAATTAATTTATACACATCATAATGATTCACTTTTTGTTAATCTATTTATCGCTTCAGAATTAAATTGGAATGAAAAGCAAATTAAAATAAAACAAGAAACCAATTTTCCATATGAAGAAAAGACAAAATTAATAATTACTGAAGGTTCATCTAAATTTAAAGTAATGATTAGATATCCATCATGGGTTAATGAAGGTGAATTAAAAGTTTTAATTAACGGTGAAACTTTTCCGGTGACGGCTTCTTCTTCATCATATTTTGCGATAGAACGTTTATGGAATATTGGTGATACAATTGAAATATTTTTACCAATGCATAATTCTATAGAAAGTCTGCCTAACGTTTCAGAATACATTGCATTTCTTCATGGTCCAATTCTACTTGGTGCTAAAACTGGGACGGAAGATTTAGCTGGATTAATAGCTGATGACGGACGTTGGTCGCAATATGCAAGTGGTAAAAGGTTGCCTTTAGATAAATCTCCAATCATAATTTCTGATGACATTAAGAATTTATCAAGCAAATTAATTCCGGTTGAAAATAAACCATTCACATTTAAAGATCCGGATTTAAATCTCATTAATCCTATTGAAATTATACTTGAACCATTTTTCAAAATTCATGATTCAAGATATATGATGTATTGGATGGCTTTAACAAATAGTCAATATGAATCGCGTATTGATTCTATTGCTGCAGATGAAAAAGCAAAACTTGCTTTGGAAAATCGTACTTTAGATTTTGTTGCTCCTGGAGAACAGCAACCTGAAACTGATCATTTAATACAAACTTCAAATTCTAGTACTGGAGTTTTTTTTGATGAATTTTGGCGCGATGCAAAAGACGGAGGATATTTCAGTTATAGTTTAGCAACAAATGGGGAAAATAATTTATCATTAATTGTACGTTATTATGGTTATGAATGGGGAAGCAGAAAGTTTGACATTTTTATTGATGATGAAAAATTAATAAGCGAAGATAATACCGGAAGATGGTATCAATCAGAATTTATAGATGTTGAATATAAAATTCCAAATTCTATGATAGAAGATAAAGAATTCGTTAGGATAAAATTTCAAGCTCTGCCGAACAGCACTGCCGGAGCAGTTTATTTTGTTAGGTTGGTTAAATAA
- a CDS encoding glycoside hydrolase family 95 protein, with product MNYLKNKTIRCAINVIVLSFLSVANFYAQSETLLKLWYDKPAKQWIEALPIGNGRLGAMVYGDPQNEIIQLNESTVWAGQPHRNDNLEAKEALPIVRKLLFEGKSKEAQDIINQKFISKNSHGMPYQTVGNLNLTFPNHSNYKNYYRELNIENAISTTIYEVDGVTFKREILSSFPDQVIVLRISASENEKINFTATMNRPTKVDVKTIGNDLLIMSGITTDCDSIKGALKFQANVKIKIDGGKIFSNDSSLTIQNSNEAIIFISIASSYKNYNDISGDPNLLANSYLENTFTKDFNQIKSNHISDFQKYFNRVSIDLGITDSVKNPTNIRIKNFANGNDPQLASLYFQFGRYLLISSSRPGGQPTNLQGIWCKDLYPPWDSKYTVNINTEMNYWPSEPTNLSEMNEPFIQMIKEVSESGRKTAKDMYGANGWMLHHNTDLWRITGPVDGAYWGMWPMASAWFCQHLFEKYEYSGDEKYLANIYPVMKGAVEFYLDFLIEELKNKWLVVSPSNSPENSPSIHPESSISYGTTMDNQLLFDLFSKTIKAAKILKTDNRFIDTMNSVLAKLPPMQIGQHSQLQEWIEDWDNPEDKHRHVSHLYGAFPSNQISAFRTPELFDAARTSLIYRGDPSTGWSMNWKINLWANFLDGNHAYKLIKDQINLVEKDSFEKGGTYTNMFDAHPPFQIDGNFGFTSGITEMLMQSDDGAIFILPALPNVWENGSISGLRARGGFVVEKLEWKDSKIANLIIKSTIGGNCRIRVYDELNSDNNFLKIAEGENSNSFYQTPKNKAPLISDKAKLNKLNIRETFLYDIQTEVGQSYEFTIK from the coding sequence ATGAACTATCTAAAAAATAAAACAATACGATGCGCAATAAATGTAATTGTTTTGTCTTTTTTAAGCGTAGCAAATTTTTATGCACAAAGTGAAACTTTGTTAAAATTATGGTATGATAAACCAGCTAAACAATGGATTGAAGCATTGCCAATCGGTAATGGCAGACTTGGCGCAATGGTTTATGGTGATCCGCAAAATGAAATTATTCAATTAAATGAAAGTACAGTTTGGGCTGGGCAGCCTCATAGAAATGATAATCTCGAAGCAAAAGAAGCTTTACCGATTGTTCGCAAATTACTTTTTGAAGGGAAATCTAAAGAAGCGCAAGATATAATTAATCAAAAATTTATTAGTAAAAATTCTCATGGAATGCCTTATCAAACTGTTGGAAATTTAAATCTAACTTTTCCTAATCATTCTAATTACAAAAATTATTATAGAGAATTAAATATTGAAAATGCAATTTCCACAACTATATATGAAGTTGATGGAGTAACTTTTAAAAGAGAAATTTTATCTTCGTTTCCAGATCAAGTAATTGTTCTAAGAATATCAGCTAGTGAAAATGAAAAAATTAATTTTACTGCAACAATGAATCGTCCGACAAAAGTTGATGTGAAAACAATTGGTAATGATTTATTGATAATGTCCGGAATAACAACGGATTGCGATTCAATAAAGGGTGCATTAAAATTCCAAGCAAACGTAAAAATAAAAATTGATGGCGGAAAAATATTTTCCAATGATAGCAGTTTAACTATACAAAATTCAAACGAAGCAATAATTTTTATTTCGATAGCATCAAGTTATAAAAACTATAATGATATAAGTGGTGACCCAAATCTATTGGCTAATTCATATCTTGAAAATACTTTTACAAAAGATTTTAATCAAATTAAAAGTAATCACATTTCTGATTTTCAAAAATATTTTAATCGTGTTTCAATTGATTTAGGAATTACAGATTCTGTTAAAAATCCAACCAATATAAGAATTAAAAATTTTGCAAACGGAAACGATCCTCAACTTGCTTCACTATATTTTCAATTTGGAAGATATTTATTAATTTCTTCTTCACGTCCCGGAGGTCAGCCCACAAATTTACAAGGAATTTGGTGCAAAGATCTTTATCCGCCATGGGATAGCAAATATACAGTCAATATAAATACAGAAATGAATTATTGGCCTTCAGAGCCAACAAATCTTAGTGAAATGAATGAACCGTTCATTCAAATGATTAAAGAAGTTTCTGAGTCTGGAAGAAAAACTGCGAAAGATATGTATGGTGCAAATGGATGGATGCTACATCACAATACGGATTTATGGAGAATAACTGGACCAGTTGACGGAGCATATTGGGGAATGTGGCCTATGGCAAGCGCTTGGTTTTGCCAGCATCTATTTGAAAAATATGAGTATAGCGGTGATGAAAAATATTTGGCAAATATTTATCCAGTTATGAAAGGTGCAGTTGAATTTTATTTAGACTTTTTAATTGAAGAACTAAAAAATAAATGGTTAGTGGTTTCTCCCTCCAATTCTCCGGAAAATTCTCCATCGATTCATCCTGAATCATCTATATCTTATGGAACAACGATGGATAATCAATTACTATTTGATCTATTTTCAAAAACTATAAAAGCTGCAAAAATTCTGAAAACTGATAATAGATTTATTGATACGATGAATTCTGTTCTTGCAAAATTACCGCCAATGCAAATTGGTCAGCATTCGCAATTACAAGAGTGGATTGAAGATTGGGATAATCCGGAAGATAAACATCGTCATGTTTCACATTTATATGGTGCATTTCCCTCTAATCAAATTTCCGCATTCAGAACTCCGGAATTATTTGATGCAGCTAGAACATCCTTAATTTATCGAGGTGATCCTTCGACAGGCTGGTCTATGAATTGGAAAATAAATTTGTGGGCAAATTTCTTGGATGGAAATCATGCTTACAAATTAATCAAAGATCAAATAAATTTGGTTGAGAAAGATTCATTCGAAAAAGGCGGAACATATACTAATATGTTTGATGCGCATCCACCGTTTCAGATCGATGGCAATTTTGGATTTACTTCCGGTATTACTGAAATGCTTATGCAAAGCGATGATGGAGCAATTTTCATTTTACCGGCATTACCAAATGTTTGGGAAAATGGAAGCATTTCCGGACTTAGAGCGAGAGGCGGATTTGTTGTTGAAAAATTAGAATGGAAAGATAGTAAAATTGCAAATCTAATTATTAAATCAACAATAGGTGGAAATTGCAGAATCCGTGTTTATGATGAATTGAATTCAGATAATAATTTTTTGAAAATTGCTGAAGGAGAAAACAGTAATTCATTTTACCAAACACCTAAAAATAAAGCTCCGCTAATTTCAGATAAAGCTAAGCTGAATAAATTAAATATTAGAGAAACATTTTTATATGATATTCAAACTGAAGTTGGGCAGAGTTATGAATTCACAATTAAATAA